A single window of Thermoanaerobacterium sp. PSU-2 DNA harbors:
- a CDS encoding copper amine oxidase N-terminal domain-containing protein has translation MKKIVAFALSAAIVIGSVSLVAAKPRENHRNALRQESAITVKSESREEVSFGKSKEVNYTFYHGKVRAKGREIKFDVPPVIKSGTMLIPVRAVVESLGANVNWDAATNTVTITKGGTTIVFDLNGSKVYVNGSEVTLSMPAMEISNRTFVPIRFIAETLGVNINYDDKTGDVDIEDGNQQGSTVSQSVYGQTNDTVSQDVYGSDDTVTNSVYGEQD, from the coding sequence GTGAAAAAGATAGTGGCATTTGCACTTTCAGCGGCGATTGTTATAGGTTCTGTATCGCTTGTTGCGGCAAAACCGAGGGAAAATCACAGAAATGCTTTAAGACAGGAAAGTGCAATAACTGTAAAAAGTGAAAGTAGAGAAGAAGTATCTTTTGGTAAAAGTAAAGAAGTAAATTACACGTTTTATCATGGAAAAGTCAGAGCAAAAGGTAGAGAAATCAAGTTTGATGTTCCTCCTGTAATCAAAAGCGGTACCATGCTTATTCCAGTCAGAGCTGTTGTTGAAAGCTTAGGAGCAAATGTAAATTGGGATGCTGCAACAAATACTGTTACTATAACAAAAGGTGGTACGACAATTGTATTTGACTTAAATGGATCAAAAGTGTATGTCAACGGCAGCGAAGTGACTTTAAGCATGCCAGCAATGGAAATAAGCAATAGGACTTTTGTGCCCATAAGGTTTATAGCAGAAACACTTGGAGTAAATATCAATTATGACGATAAAACAGGCGATGTCGATATAGAAGATGGAAATCAACAAGGTAGTACAGTATCGCAAAGCGTTTATGGACAGACAAATGACACTGTATCGCAAGATGTCTATGGTTCTGATGATACGGTGACAAATAGTGTATATGGTGAACAGGATTAA
- a CDS encoding polysaccharide deacetylase family protein has product MRIRFDYYPNGKRKALTMSYDDGQVYDRKLVEIFNKYGIKGTFNLNSGMFDSEPYVSKEEIKKLYEGHEVAVHTVDHPYLTLISKEELVYQIMEDRKNLEALVGYQVRGMAYPFGDYSHALAKELKSFGIEYSRTVNSTRSFRIPNDFLEWHPTCHHDQNVIGKLNDFKNVPAWEQMPLFYVWGHSFEFERNGNWDLIEEFCKMASFDEDVWYATNIEIVNYINALKSLKFSADGSIVYNPSAIPVWIGVDGEAVKIDSGETKLLK; this is encoded by the coding sequence GTGAGAATACGCTTTGATTATTACCCTAACGGCAAAAGAAAAGCATTGACTATGAGCTATGACGATGGACAGGTTTACGACAGAAAATTGGTTGAAATCTTCAATAAATACGGCATAAAAGGGACGTTCAATCTTAATTCAGGTATGTTTGACTCTGAACCTTATGTATCAAAAGAAGAAATAAAGAAACTATATGAAGGACATGAAGTTGCTGTCCATACAGTAGACCACCCGTACCTTACCTTAATATCAAAGGAAGAATTGGTGTATCAAATAATGGAAGATAGAAAGAATCTTGAGGCATTGGTGGGCTATCAGGTACGAGGTATGGCATATCCATTTGGCGATTACAGTCATGCTTTGGCAAAAGAGCTTAAATCATTTGGAATTGAGTATTCAAGGACTGTTAATTCTACAAGAAGCTTTAGAATACCAAATGACTTTTTAGAATGGCATCCAACGTGTCACCATGATCAAAATGTAATAGGAAAGCTTAATGACTTTAAAAATGTGCCAGCGTGGGAGCAAATGCCTTTATTCTATGTTTGGGGACACAGCTTCGAATTTGAGAGAAATGGCAATTGGGATTTGATAGAAGAATTTTGCAAGATGGCATCATTTGACGAAGATGTTTGGTACGCTACAAATATTGAAATTGTGAATTATATAAATGCACTAAAAAGCTTAAAATTTAGCGCTGATGGCAGCATTGTATATAATCCATCAGCAATACCTGTATGGATTGGAGTAGACGGTGAAGCAGTGAAGATAGATTCTGGTGAGACGAAGTTATTGAAATAA
- a CDS encoding TetR/AcrR family transcriptional regulator: protein MNGEQLETKEKILNATIDIVGMKGEATIREITEKAGVNVASINYYFGNKNNLLKEVENYYAEKLLKSGYDILLDTTLTPQNRIFKWALNLIEYMYKYPALISIIVKLTHDDKSYNPVIIKKIYFNDEVQKIVENIIKDITKIEDSRVLNFKYLQLFSGILGTVINHVVVSIYGDEKSILNISDSEELRQYLVLLIESILR, encoded by the coding sequence ATGAATGGGGAACAATTGGAAACAAAAGAAAAGATTTTAAATGCGACGATTGACATAGTTGGCATGAAAGGAGAGGCGACAATCAGAGAGATTACTGAAAAAGCTGGTGTTAATGTCGCGTCCATAAATTACTACTTCGGCAATAAAAATAACCTGCTAAAAGAAGTAGAGAACTACTACGCAGAGAAACTTTTAAAATCAGGTTATGATATTTTATTGGATACAACTTTGACACCTCAAAATAGGATTTTTAAGTGGGCACTAAATTTAATAGAGTACATGTACAAATATCCGGCATTGATTTCCATAATTGTTAAACTGACACATGATGATAAAAGTTACAATCCAGTAATAATTAAAAAGATATATTTTAATGATGAAGTACAAAAGATAGTTGAAAATATTATTAAAGACATAACAAAAATAGAAGACAGTAGAGTTTTAAATTTCAAATATCTGCAGCTTTTTTCAGGAATTTTGGGTACTGTCATAAATCACGTTGTAGTGAGTATTTATGGTGATGAAAAAAGCATTTTAAATATAAGCGATTCTGAAGAATTAAGACAGTACTTAGTGCTTTTAATAGAAAGTATTTTAAGGTAA